The Persicobacter psychrovividus genome window below encodes:
- a CDS encoding DUF1080 domain-containing protein codes for MENIRIWLIALLMIVGSGAVQAQKSKPIFNGKNLKGWKKLNGTATFTVKDQTIVGTVNDSKVNTFLATKKQYTDFELTYEIRLGEGLNSGVQVRSHSQADYKNGRVHGLQIEAEDSNRRWFGGIYDEARKGWRYPMEYNPEAKSAYKSGEWNKVRVVAQGNRIATWVNGINCANLYEETVETGFIALQIHEAPAAQYGKTVQWRNIQLREMTAEETFPEATAPAVNYMKNQLTQEEKNQGWQLLWDGQTTKGWRGAKQDNFPSNGWTIDDGVLSVQASGGHESTNGGDIVTTSPYENFILELDFWFAEGANSGIKYFVDTELNKGKGSAIGCEFQILDDQLHPDAKLGVAGNRTVGSLYDLITADGQFYEPSLPRVKYVNNGQWNRAKIIVEGNHVEHWLNGCKVVEYERGTQQWRALVAYSKYKNWPLFGEAKKGLILLQDHGDEVKFKNIKIKVLEDTQAL; via the coding sequence ATGGAAAACATACGAATATGGCTCATTGCATTGCTGATGATCGTTGGCAGTGGTGCTGTTCAGGCACAAAAGAGCAAGCCGATTTTTAATGGCAAAAACCTTAAGGGGTGGAAAAAGCTAAATGGTACGGCTACATTTACGGTCAAGGATCAGACGATCGTTGGTACAGTCAATGACAGTAAGGTGAATACTTTTCTGGCCACCAAAAAGCAATACACTGATTTTGAACTGACCTATGAAATACGCTTGGGTGAAGGGCTCAACAGTGGGGTGCAGGTGCGTAGTCATAGCCAAGCGGATTACAAAAATGGCCGTGTACATGGATTACAGATCGAGGCAGAAGATAGCAACCGCAGGTGGTTTGGGGGGATTTATGACGAGGCGAGAAAAGGATGGCGTTACCCGATGGAGTATAATCCTGAAGCAAAATCGGCCTATAAGTCAGGAGAGTGGAACAAGGTACGTGTTGTGGCTCAGGGTAATCGGATTGCCACTTGGGTGAATGGGATCAATTGTGCGAACCTTTACGAGGAAACAGTGGAAACAGGTTTTATCGCTTTGCAGATTCATGAGGCGCCAGCAGCGCAGTATGGCAAAACCGTTCAGTGGAGAAATATTCAGTTGCGGGAGATGACTGCTGAGGAGACATTTCCTGAGGCCACCGCGCCGGCAGTGAATTATATGAAAAATCAGCTGACGCAGGAGGAAAAAAATCAAGGATGGCAACTGCTTTGGGACGGGCAAACCACCAAAGGTTGGCGCGGAGCCAAGCAGGATAATTTCCCTTCCAACGGATGGACGATCGATGATGGCGTCTTGTCTGTTCAGGCTTCCGGAGGACATGAATCTACCAACGGAGGCGATATTGTTACTACCTCCCCTTATGAGAACTTTATCCTTGAGCTCGACTTTTGGTTTGCTGAAGGAGCCAACAGCGGCATTAAATATTTTGTGGATACGGAATTGAACAAAGGCAAAGGTTCAGCAATCGGCTGTGAGTTTCAGATTTTGGATGATCAGCTTCATCCTGATGCCAAGCTGGGCGTTGCAGGAAACAGAACTGTGGGGTCTTTATATGATTTGATCACCGCAGATGGGCAATTTTATGAGCCTTCACTTCCGAGGGTAAAATATGTCAATAATGGACAGTGGAACCGTGCAAAGATCATTGTTGAAGGGAATCATGTGGAGCATTGGCTCAACGGCTGTAAGGTGGTTGAATATGAACGAGGAACACAGCAATGGCGGGCTCTGGTCGCTTATAGTAAATATAAAAATTGGCCGTTGTTTGGAGAGGCAAAGAAAGGTTTGATCCTGTTGCAGGACCATGGGGATGAGGTCAAGTTCAAAAACATCAAAATCAAGGTATTGGAAGACACACAGGCACTTTAA
- a CDS encoding Gfo/Idh/MocA family oxidoreductase, translating to MESRRNFLKKTSLATAATLLAGHRAFAEGEKKIRFAMLGCGGRSHALIKAAYQSGVAEISHLCDVDKRRLKKLSEYTKQFTDQLPKTEEDFRNLLTDPSVDAVFIATPEHWHAPMAIMAMRAGKHVYIEKPCSHNPHETEVLIATQKETGMMCQMGNQQRSSVTSALAIKEIKAGIIGDPYAAKAWYANTRKPIGIGKEVAVPEYLNWELWQGPAPRQAYRDNVHPYNWHWFRDWGTGEIHNNGTHEIDVCRWALGVDYPTQVTSNGGRLSHSGDDWQWFDTQTASYQFEGGKMITWEGHSCNGFSVNGGRGAMIFGTKGSILLDREKYVLFDLKGKEIKRELESNKGTSNNTADTTGFDGLTVSHIANLCEAIRNGQQLTAPIDDAGISTQLCHLGNIALDLQQNLKIDPKNGRILNNKRAKKLWKRKYEKQWDVVNNKSI from the coding sequence ATGGAAAGTCGTAGAAATTTTTTAAAGAAAACCTCCTTGGCCACAGCAGCTACCCTATTGGCTGGGCATCGTGCTTTTGCCGAAGGAGAGAAGAAAATCCGTTTCGCCATGTTGGGCTGCGGAGGTCGCTCTCATGCCTTGATCAAAGCGGCGTATCAGTCGGGAGTAGCAGAAATATCCCACCTTTGCGATGTCGATAAGCGACGTCTCAAAAAGCTGAGTGAATACACCAAACAGTTTACCGATCAACTGCCGAAAACGGAAGAAGACTTCAGAAACCTTCTGACTGACCCTTCGGTCGATGCAGTATTCATTGCCACGCCGGAACATTGGCACGCACCTATGGCCATTATGGCGATGCGCGCAGGAAAGCATGTGTATATCGAAAAGCCATGTAGTCACAACCCGCATGAAACAGAAGTATTGATCGCTACCCAAAAAGAAACCGGCATGATGTGTCAAATGGGTAATCAGCAACGATCCTCGGTTACTTCTGCCTTGGCCATCAAAGAAATTAAAGCGGGAATTATTGGCGACCCCTATGCTGCAAAAGCATGGTATGCCAACACCCGTAAGCCAATCGGGATAGGGAAAGAAGTAGCCGTTCCGGAATATCTGAATTGGGAATTATGGCAGGGACCGGCACCCCGTCAGGCCTATCGGGACAATGTGCATCCTTATAACTGGCATTGGTTCAGGGACTGGGGTACCGGCGAAATTCATAACAACGGAACACATGAGATTGATGTTTGTCGCTGGGCACTCGGGGTGGATTACCCCACGCAAGTAACCTCCAACGGTGGGCGATTGAGTCACTCAGGCGATGACTGGCAGTGGTTTGATACCCAAACGGCAAGCTATCAATTTGAAGGAGGAAAAATGATTACCTGGGAAGGTCATAGTTGTAATGGCTTTTCGGTAAATGGCGGACGTGGAGCAATGATTTTCGGCACTAAGGGGTCGATACTTTTGGATCGTGAAAAGTATGTGCTGTTTGATTTGAAAGGAAAAGAAATCAAACGGGAATTGGAGTCCAACAAAGGAACCTCTAACAATACGGCAGATACCACCGGATTTGACGGCCTAACCGTATCGCATATTGCCAATTTATGCGAGGCCATTCGAAATGGTCAACAACTCACGGCTCCGATCGATGATGCCGGAATATCCACTCAGTTGTGTCATTTGGGGAATATTGCTTTGGACCTTCAGCAAAACCTGAAAATCGATCCAAAAAATGGAAGGATCCTCAATAATAAAAGAGCCAAAAAGCTATGGAAACGAAAATATGAAAAACAGTGGGATGTAGTGAATAATAAAAGCATTTAA
- a CDS encoding FAD:protein FMN transferase, whose product MITESLSFPAMNTYFEMFLWHHQTYAFLHEVCGEAQRQVLKLEQILSRYNVDAEVYQLNRTATEQPQRVSPVLFQYLEQSLRLCQQTQGLFNIGYCADTALTDCLHLDHSRSEAFFSDPSLQLDFGGIGKGIALKKIAEILDIYEIAHAFVSFGGSSILTKGRHPYADHWLFDLRNSEWDHPLPMTDSSLSISGYQGQNHHQQQHIINPEKKQKQHRHQLVVVQHHCPMEAEAISTALMVADQGQRQHILEAFEVEDLFLL is encoded by the coding sequence ATGATAACTGAATCATTGAGTTTCCCCGCCATGAATACCTATTTCGAGATGTTCTTATGGCATCATCAAACATATGCGTTTTTGCATGAGGTATGTGGGGAAGCTCAACGTCAGGTGCTAAAACTGGAGCAAATACTCAGTAGGTATAATGTTGATGCTGAAGTTTATCAGCTGAACCGGACTGCCACTGAGCAACCTCAGCGGGTCAGTCCGGTTCTTTTTCAATATTTGGAACAGAGTCTTCGTCTTTGCCAACAAACACAAGGGTTATTTAATATTGGATACTGCGCTGATACCGCCCTGACGGATTGCTTGCACCTTGATCATAGCCGGTCGGAGGCGTTTTTCAGTGATCCTTCTTTGCAACTGGATTTTGGCGGTATAGGCAAAGGGATTGCTTTGAAAAAAATTGCTGAGATATTGGATATCTATGAGATAGCACATGCCTTTGTCAGTTTTGGCGGTAGCTCCATACTCACTAAAGGCCGACATCCTTATGCAGATCATTGGTTGTTTGACTTGAGGAATTCGGAATGGGATCATCCGCTTCCGATGACGGATTCCTCTTTATCCATTAGTGGATATCAAGGACAAAATCATCATCAACAGCAACACATCATTAACCCCGAAAAAAAACAGAAGCAACACCGACACCAATTGGTGGTGGTACAACATCACTGTCCAATGGAAGCGGAAGCGATCAGCACGGCTTTGATGGTTGCTGATCAGGGGCAACGGCAGCATATTCTTGAGGCATTTGAGGTCGAGGATTTGTTCCTATTATAA